The Sphaeramia orbicularis chromosome 18, fSphaOr1.1, whole genome shotgun sequence genome contains a region encoding:
- the cldn7a gene encoding claudin-7-A, whose product MANSGIQLLGFFLSLIGIVGLIIGTILPQWKMSAYIGDNIITAVAMYQGLWMSCAFQSTGQLQCKIYDSILQLDSSLQATRALMIVGIIVSIAGLGVACMGMKCTTCGAGDKLRKSRIAMTGGIILLVGGLCAIVACSWFAHNVIRAFYNPYTPVNTKFEFGAAIFIAWGGSLLDVLGGAMLAASCPRKKQVSKYPSMASSRSGPPSSAKEYV is encoded by the exons ATGGCCAACTCTGGAATTCAGCTCTTGGGTTTTTTCCTGTCCCTCATTGGTATTGTTGGACTGATCATAGGGACTATTTTGCCGCAGTGGAAGATGTCAGCCTACATCGGGGACAACATCATCACGGCAGTGGCCATGTACCAGGGACTGTGGATGTCCTGCGCGTTCCAAAGCACCGGACAGCTCCAGTGTAAAATCTACGACTCTATTCTGCAGCTGGACA GTTCACTTCAGGCGACTCGAGCCTTGATGATAGTAGGCATCATCGTGTCCATCGCAGGGCTGGGCGTGGCCTGTATGGGAATGAAGTGCACCACCTGTGGAGCTGGTGACAAACTTCGCAAGTCCCGCATCGCCATGACAGGAGGGATCATCCTTCTAGTGGGAG GGTTGTGCGCCATCGTAGCGTGCTCCTGGTTTGCTCATAACGTGATCCGAGCTTTCTATAATCCATACACTCCCGTCAACACCAA GTTTGAGTTCGGCGCCGCCATCTTCATTGCGTGGGGTGGTTCGCTCCTCGACGTCCTGGGCGGGGCCATGCTGGCTGCTTCTTGTCCTCGAAAGAAGCAGGTATCCAAATATCCCTCCATGGCCAGCTCCCGCTCCGGCCCCCCGAGCAGCGCTAAGGAATACGTCTGA